The Vescimonas coprocola genome includes a window with the following:
- a CDS encoding transketolase family protein, whose amino-acid sequence MSEKIATREAYGKALVELGASNDKIVVLDADLAGATMTKFFKAAYPDRFFDCGIAECNMMDVAAGLSTMGLIPFCSTFAMFGAGRAYEQIRNSIAYPRFNVKICCSHAGVSVGEDGGSHQSIEDIGLMRMIPGMTVIVPADGNEARKATFALAQMEGPAYLRTARLASPVFEQDYPFEIGKANVLREGKDAAVFACGLMVSETLEAAELLAAEGIHISVINVHTIKPIDAACVTKYAQKCGNVVTVEEHSVIGGLGDAVADVLMGKVNCKFRKIGINDCFGQSGKAKDVLREYGLTADQIAAKIKETL is encoded by the coding sequence ATGAGTGAAAAAATCGCCACCCGTGAAGCCTACGGCAAGGCGCTGGTAGAGTTGGGCGCTTCCAACGATAAGATTGTGGTGCTGGATGCCGATCTGGCCGGGGCTACCATGACCAAATTTTTCAAGGCGGCCTATCCCGACCGCTTCTTTGACTGCGGCATTGCCGAGTGCAACATGATGGATGTGGCGGCGGGTCTGTCCACCATGGGGCTCATTCCCTTCTGCTCCACCTTTGCCATGTTCGGCGCAGGCCGGGCCTATGAGCAGATCCGCAACTCCATCGCCTACCCCCGTTTCAATGTGAAGATCTGCTGCTCCCACGCCGGCGTGTCCGTGGGCGAGGACGGCGGCAGCCACCAGTCCATCGAGGATATCGGCCTTATGCGGATGATCCCCGGCATGACTGTCATCGTCCCTGCCGACGGCAACGAGGCCCGAAAGGCCACCTTCGCTCTGGCTCAAATGGAGGGTCCCGCCTATCTGCGGACCGCCCGGCTGGCCTCCCCTGTTTTCGAGCAGGACTATCCCTTCGAGATCGGCAAGGCCAACGTCCTCCGGGAGGGTAAGGATGCTGCGGTGTTCGCCTGTGGCCTGATGGTCAGCGAGACGCTGGAGGCGGCGGAGCTGCTGGCCGCAGAGGGCATTCATATCTCTGTCATCAACGTTCACACCATCAAACCCATCGACGCCGCCTGCGTCACGAAGTACGCACAGAAGTGCGGCAACGTGGTGACGGTGGAGGAACACAGCGTCATCGGCGGTCTGGGCGATGCCGTGGCGGACGTCCTCATGGGCAAGGTGAACTGTAAATTCCGCAAGATCGGCATCAACGACTGCTTCGGCCAGTCCGGCAAGGCCAAGGATGTGCTGCGGGAGTACGGCCTCACCGCCGACCAGATCGCAGCCAAGATCAAGGAGACTCTGTAA
- a CDS encoding transketolase, whose product MNTAELSCICKQVRRDIINMTANAGSGHPGGSLSATELMTTLFFRQMRIDPKNPKDPNRDRFVLSKGHSAPCYYAVLAERGFISRDEFTNFRQLHSILQGHPDCKKVPGVDASTGSLGQGCSIAVGMALGAKHQGQDVKVYTLLGDGECQEGQIWEAFMSAAHYKLDNLTVIIDNNGLQIDGRNDEVMSLGDLPAKLRAFGFDLHEIDGHDLDAIAAALDAPAASGKPKCILAHTVKGKGVSFMEDQVGWHGKAPNEEQRQQALKELED is encoded by the coding sequence ATGAATACGGCAGAACTTTCCTGCATTTGCAAACAGGTGCGCCGGGACATCATCAACATGACGGCCAACGCCGGCAGCGGCCACCCCGGCGGCTCCCTGTCCGCCACAGAGCTGATGACCACCCTGTTCTTCCGACAGATGCGTATCGACCCCAAAAATCCCAAGGACCCCAACCGTGATCGCTTCGTTCTCAGCAAGGGCCATTCCGCCCCCTGCTATTATGCAGTGCTGGCGGAGCGTGGCTTCATCAGCCGGGACGAGTTCACCAACTTCCGCCAGCTCCACAGTATCCTGCAGGGGCATCCCGATTGTAAAAAGGTTCCGGGCGTGGACGCCTCCACCGGCTCTCTGGGACAGGGCTGCTCCATCGCTGTTGGTATGGCACTGGGTGCCAAGCATCAGGGGCAGGACGTGAAGGTCTACACACTGCTGGGCGACGGCGAGTGTCAGGAGGGGCAGATCTGGGAGGCATTCATGTCCGCTGCCCACTATAAGCTGGACAACCTGACGGTCATTATCGACAACAACGGGCTGCAGATCGACGGGCGCAACGACGAGGTCATGTCTCTGGGCGATCTGCCCGCCAAGCTGCGGGCCTTCGGCTTCGATCTCCACGAGATCGATGGTCACGATCTGGATGCCATTGCCGCAGCGCTGGACGCTCCCGCGGCCTCCGGCAAGCCCAAGTGCATCCTGGCCCACACCGTGAAGGGTAAGGGCGTTTCCTTTATGGAGGATCAGGTGGGTTGGCACGGCAAGGCTCCCAACGAGGAGCAGCGCCAGCAGGCTTTGAAGGAATTGGAGGACTGA
- a CDS encoding tyrosine recombinase XerC yields MPIDYRQEAPQLLLDFLSYHETIKAHSQRTVDEYFLDLRNFFRYLKQTRDPALRDVPMDQVSIRDVDRDLIASVTLTDIYGYMTYLSRDRVLHQNSQRSEKGLNAASRARKLATIRSFYGYLCNKVHVLEENPVKDMDSPKLKKTLPRYLTLEESMALLDSVDGPNRERDYCILTLFLNCGLRISELIGLNRSDIQGEALHVLGKGNKVRIVYLNEACQAALEQYLAVRRPITGRDEDALFLSQQNRRISRSMVHALVKRHLLEAGLDSTHYSSHKLRHTAATLMLQNGVDVKAVQEVLGHEHLNTTEIYTHIDNEALRVAARANPLSRVKPKGKIDE; encoded by the coding sequence ATGCCCATCGACTACCGGCAGGAGGCCCCCCAGCTGCTGCTGGACTTTCTGTCCTACCATGAGACCATTAAGGCCCACTCCCAGCGGACTGTGGACGAGTATTTTCTGGATCTGCGGAATTTTTTCCGCTACCTGAAGCAGACCCGTGACCCGGCTCTGCGGGATGTCCCTATGGATCAGGTCAGCATCCGGGATGTGGATCGGGACCTCATCGCCTCGGTAACGCTGACGGATATCTACGGCTATATGACCTACCTCAGTCGGGATCGGGTGCTGCACCAGAATAGCCAGCGCTCTGAAAAGGGACTCAACGCCGCCTCCCGTGCCAGAAAGCTGGCCACCATTCGCTCCTTTTACGGCTATCTCTGCAACAAGGTCCATGTGCTGGAGGAGAATCCCGTGAAGGATATGGACTCGCCCAAGCTGAAAAAGACCCTGCCCCGCTATCTGACACTGGAGGAGAGCATGGCCCTTTTAGACAGCGTAGACGGCCCTAATCGGGAGCGGGATTACTGTATTTTAACGCTGTTTCTCAACTGCGGTCTGCGGATCTCCGAGCTGATCGGCCTGAACCGCAGTGACATTCAAGGAGAGGCCCTCCACGTGCTGGGCAAGGGCAACAAGGTCCGCATCGTCTACCTCAATGAGGCGTGTCAGGCGGCTCTGGAGCAGTATCTGGCGGTGCGGCGCCCCATCACCGGCAGGGATGAGGACGCCCTGTTTCTCTCCCAGCAGAACCGACGCATCAGCCGCTCCATGGTCCATGCGCTGGTGAAGCGGCATCTGCTGGAGGCGGGGCTGGACAGCACCCACTACTCCTCCCACAAGCTGCGCCACACGGCAGCGACCCTGATGCTGCAAAACGGCGTGGATGTCAAGGCCGTGCAGGAGGTGCTGGGCCATGAGCACCTGAACACCACCGAAATCTACACCCACATCGACAACGAGGCCCTACGGGTGGCGGCCCGTGCCAATCCCCTGTCACGGGTGAAGCCCAAGGGCAAGATAGACGAGTGA
- a CDS encoding N-acetylmuramoyl-L-alanine amidase, translating into MVLWLRHRRLLWSILVALATLLLTLLLTGRQTRPTAVGGEISSPGTVIVLDAGHGGEDGGAVSPDGVPESGINLQIVRKAEGLLVFLGRSVRLTRTGEEAIYSPEAQTLREKKVSDLKNRVALINALPHAVLLSIHQNSMPQHPAVHGAQVFSNPQEPAAGLAQSIQQALNLTVNTGNEKTAKAIGDSVYLMKHITCPGVLVECGFLSNADEAQLLRQPEQQKRLVAAIVAGYLNFGNH; encoded by the coding sequence ATGGTACTGTGGCTGCGGCACAGGCGGCTCCTGTGGAGCATTCTGGTAGCGCTGGCGACCCTGCTGCTGACACTTCTGCTGACCGGACGGCAAACCCGGCCCACTGCGGTCGGCGGAGAGATATCCTCACCGGGGACGGTCATCGTGCTGGATGCCGGACACGGCGGGGAGGACGGCGGCGCCGTGTCCCCGGATGGCGTGCCGGAGAGCGGCATCAACCTGCAGATCGTCCGAAAGGCGGAGGGGCTGTTGGTGTTTCTGGGCCGCAGTGTCCGATTGACCCGAACAGGGGAGGAGGCCATCTATTCTCCGGAGGCCCAGACCCTGCGGGAGAAGAAAGTATCGGACCTGAAGAACCGTGTGGCGCTTATCAACGCCCTGCCCCATGCGGTGCTGCTCAGCATCCATCAGAACAGTATGCCCCAGCACCCCGCCGTCCACGGAGCGCAGGTCTTCAGTAATCCACAGGAGCCTGCCGCCGGGCTGGCGCAATCCATCCAGCAGGCGCTGAATCTGACAGTAAACACCGGAAACGAAAAGACCGCCAAGGCCATAGGGGACTCGGTGTACCTCATGAAGCACATCACGTGTCCGGGGGTGCTGGTGGAGTGCGGCTTCCTGTCCAACGCCGACGAGGCGCAGCTGCTCCGACAGCCGGAGCAGCAGAAGCGTCTGGTGGCGGCCATTGTGGCCGGATACTTGAATTTTGGGAATCATTGA
- the radA gene encoding DNA repair protein RadA — protein sequence MKAKTVFFCTECGNETPKWSGRCPACGAWNTIVEQTDKPVKSGRKSVFSTTVKAERITELGTSDEIRFLTGMGELDRVLGGGAVKGSLVLVGGAPGIGKSTLMLQICKKLGEFSKVLYVSGEESTHQLKLRAQRLRVESENLYVLSETCLGNVMECVREEKPDVLIVDSIQTLYNEEMDSPAGGVGQVKDCTMALMQLAKGQGITVFVIGHVNKEGSIAGPKVLEHMVDCVLYFEGDQHMTYRILRAAKNRFGATNEIGVFEMMDWGLKEVENPSEMLLSGRPKDAPGTCVTCAMEGARPVLAEVQALIAPASAANPRRMSNGFDYNRFAMLLAVLEKRGNLKVSQCDAYLNIIGGLTLEEPAADLSAVVAIASSYLDKPVPSHMAAIGEVGLSGEIRSINHMEQRLSEVQRLGFTQCIVPEHRVKEMKELPHLELLPVQNVAQALQLLVQGKLMK from the coding sequence ATGAAAGCGAAGACTGTTTTTTTCTGCACGGAGTGCGGCAATGAGACGCCCAAGTGGTCGGGACGCTGTCCCGCCTGTGGTGCATGGAATACCATTGTGGAGCAGACGGATAAGCCGGTAAAAAGCGGAAGAAAGTCTGTTTTTTCCACAACTGTAAAGGCAGAACGCATCACAGAACTGGGTACCTCTGACGAGATCCGCTTCCTGACGGGTATGGGGGAGCTGGACCGGGTTTTGGGGGGCGGCGCCGTCAAGGGATCACTGGTCTTGGTGGGCGGTGCGCCGGGTATTGGCAAATCTACACTGATGCTCCAGATCTGTAAAAAATTGGGAGAGTTCTCCAAGGTGCTGTACGTTTCCGGCGAGGAATCCACCCACCAGCTGAAGCTGCGGGCGCAGCGGCTCCGGGTGGAGAGCGAAAATCTGTATGTTTTGTCGGAGACGTGTTTAGGGAATGTCATGGAATGTGTCCGGGAGGAAAAACCGGATGTGCTCATCGTGGACTCCATCCAGACACTGTATAATGAAGAGATGGATTCTCCCGCCGGCGGCGTGGGGCAGGTGAAGGACTGTACCATGGCCCTGATGCAACTGGCAAAGGGACAGGGCATTACGGTATTTGTCATCGGCCACGTCAACAAGGAGGGCTCTATCGCAGGTCCCAAGGTGTTGGAGCACATGGTGGACTGCGTGCTGTATTTCGAGGGCGATCAGCACATGACCTACCGCATCCTGCGGGCAGCCAAGAACCGTTTCGGCGCCACCAACGAGATCGGCGTCTTTGAAATGATGGACTGGGGCCTGAAGGAGGTGGAGAATCCCTCCGAAATGCTGCTGTCGGGCCGTCCCAAGGATGCACCGGGGACCTGCGTCACCTGCGCTATGGAGGGAGCCCGCCCGGTTTTGGCGGAGGTGCAGGCTCTCATCGCTCCGGCCAGCGCCGCCAATCCCCGGCGCATGAGCAACGGCTTTGACTACAACCGCTTTGCGATGCTGCTGGCGGTGCTGGAGAAGCGGGGGAATCTGAAGGTCTCCCAGTGTGATGCATACCTGAATATCATCGGTGGTCTAACGCTGGAGGAACCGGCGGCAGATCTGTCCGCTGTGGTGGCCATCGCCTCCAGCTATCTGGACAAGCCCGTTCCCAGCCATATGGCCGCCATCGGAGAGGTGGGACTGTCTGGGGAAATACGGTCTATCAATCACATGGAGCAGCGTCTATCTGAGGTGCAGCGACTGGGTTTCACGCAGTGCATCGTCCCGGAGCACCGGGTCAAAGAGATGAAAGAACTGCCGCATCTGGAGCTTCTGCCGGTACAGAACGTGGCGCAGGCTCTCCAGCTGCTGGTACAGGGAAAGCTGATGAAGTGA
- a CDS encoding TIGR03915 family putative DNA repair protein — MAWQDVVFQYDGSFDGFLCCVFESYVHKEFPIAFYSDEECFSLYSVRSILTVPEHARRVYRGIFKRSKRAAELLHRAFLTCMEDKELHLYTFVRKLMDEGPDFLRNQSDAAYYPVAKALRHMSGELEKLRGFIRFSEYSGVLGAEIEPKNRVLPLLRNHFCNRYANESFFIYDSTHKDLLLYSSGRSRMMRVDSLQLALPGEEELCFRSLWKRFYETVAIRERENPRCQNTFLPKRYRGTMTEFLPLDYERQQQNLPSSHDVANGAIIRMLDSIELPPTTSLPEHSI; from the coding sequence ATGGCATGGCAGGATGTGGTCTTTCAATACGACGGCAGCTTCGACGGATTCCTTTGCTGCGTGTTTGAAAGCTATGTACACAAAGAATTCCCCATCGCCTTTTACAGCGATGAGGAGTGTTTTTCCCTGTATTCCGTCCGCAGCATCCTGACGGTGCCGGAGCACGCCCGCCGGGTGTACCGGGGCATCTTCAAGCGCTCCAAGCGTGCCGCAGAGTTGCTGCACCGTGCCTTTCTCACCTGTATGGAGGATAAAGAGTTGCACCTTTACACCTTTGTCCGCAAGCTGATGGACGAAGGACCGGATTTCCTGAGAAACCAGTCGGATGCGGCCTACTACCCCGTGGCCAAGGCTCTGCGGCACATGAGCGGCGAGTTAGAGAAGCTGCGTGGCTTCATCCGTTTTTCCGAGTACAGTGGCGTGCTGGGAGCGGAAATCGAGCCAAAAAATCGAGTCCTCCCCCTGCTGCGAAACCACTTCTGCAATCGCTATGCCAACGAATCCTTTTTTATCTACGACAGTACACACAAGGACCTACTGCTATACAGCAGCGGCCGATCCCGAATGATGCGGGTAGACAGCCTGCAGTTGGCCCTGCCCGGTGAGGAGGAGCTTTGCTTCCGATCCCTATGGAAGCGGTTTTATGAGACGGTGGCCATCAGGGAACGGGAGAATCCCCGCTGCCAGAATACCTTCCTGCCCAAGCGATATCGAGGGACGATGACGGAGTTTCTTCCGCTGGACTATGAAAGGCAGCAGCAAAATCTCCCCTCCTCCCATGATGTAGCAAACGGCGCAATTATCAGAATGCTTGATTCAATTGAATTGCCGCCTACCACCAGTTTACCGGAACACTCTATATAG
- a CDS encoding putative DNA modification/repair radical SAM protein: protein MELLDKLAILTDAAKYDAACTSSGVKRSARPGMIGNTTSSIAGCCHSFSADGRCITLLKVLMTNSCVFDCKYCVNRRSNDTRRAAFTPRELAELTIGFYRRNYIEGLFLSSGVLRSPDYTTERMIECLRILREEYRFNGYIHAKAIPGTSPELVQRLGLLADRLSVNIELPSQKGLQTLAPDKSKQAILRPMAQIRDRARESKAELAKSRHAPVFAPAGQSTQLIVGATADNDRHILHLTQSLYEKYRLKRVFYSAYVPVVENSLLPSKDTKPPLLREHRLYQADWLLRFYGFRAEELLDEQHPDFNPLVDPKCHWAIGHLEQFPLEIMNAEYETLLRVPGIGPISARRIVSARRHGTLRFEDLKKLGVVLKRAQFFITCGGRMRQGLQFTAQTLQRQLEAMERGQLPPEECRQLSLFDSAG, encoded by the coding sequence ATGGAGCTGCTGGATAAGCTGGCCATCCTGACGGACGCCGCCAAATACGATGCGGCTTGTACGTCCAGCGGTGTCAAACGCAGCGCCCGGCCTGGGATGATCGGCAACACCACCTCCTCTATCGCCGGCTGCTGCCACAGCTTCTCTGCCGACGGGCGATGCATCACCCTGCTGAAGGTGTTGATGACCAACAGCTGCGTGTTCGACTGCAAGTACTGCGTCAACCGGCGCAGCAACGATACCCGCCGGGCGGCCTTCACACCACGGGAGCTGGCGGAGCTGACCATCGGCTTTTACCGCCGCAACTATATCGAGGGGCTGTTCCTCTCCTCCGGCGTGCTGCGAAGCCCGGATTATACCACCGAACGGATGATCGAGTGCCTGCGGATCCTGCGAGAGGAGTATCGCTTCAACGGGTATATCCATGCCAAAGCCATCCCCGGCACATCGCCGGAGCTGGTGCAGCGGCTGGGGCTGCTGGCAGACCGGCTCAGCGTTAACATCGAGCTGCCCTCTCAGAAGGGCTTACAAACTCTGGCTCCGGATAAAAGCAAACAGGCCATTCTGCGGCCCATGGCACAGATTCGGGACCGGGCCAGAGAGAGCAAGGCAGAGCTGGCGAAGTCCCGCCACGCCCCGGTGTTTGCCCCGGCCGGACAGAGCACTCAACTCATTGTGGGCGCCACGGCGGACAATGATCGCCATATCCTGCACCTGACCCAGTCTTTGTACGAGAAGTACCGTCTCAAACGAGTGTTCTATTCTGCCTATGTGCCGGTAGTCGAGAACAGTCTGCTGCCCTCCAAGGATACGAAGCCCCCTCTGCTGCGGGAGCACCGCCTGTATCAGGCGGACTGGCTGCTGCGGTTTTACGGCTTCCGGGCCGAGGAGCTGTTGGACGAGCAGCACCCGGACTTCAATCCGCTGGTGGACCCCAAGTGCCACTGGGCCATCGGACATCTGGAACAGTTTCCGCTGGAGATCATGAACGCCGAATACGAGACGCTGCTACGGGTGCCGGGCATCGGTCCGATAAGCGCACGGCGTATCGTCTCGGCCCGCCGCCATGGTACGCTGCGGTTCGAGGACCTGAAAAAACTGGGGGTGGTGCTGAAGAGGGCGCAGTTCTTTATCACCTGCGGCGGCCGGATGCGGCAGGGCCTGCAATTTACCGCCCAGACCCTTCAGCGGCAATTAGAGGCGATGGAGCGAGGGCAGCTGCCGCCGGAAGAGTGCCGGCAGCTGTCGCTGTTTGACTCGGCGGGGTGA
- a CDS encoding ATP-dependent helicase yields MNELQQRFIRARRQAIALNYQHLNDKQREAVLSTEGPLLLLAGAGSGKTTVLINRVANLLRYGRGSDTEEIPMPISDDEVEFLEQYVRHPDPEQKPLADYLCAVEPARPWEVLAITFTNKAANELKDRLERMLGEESRDVWAATFHSACVRILRRDIDKLGFDRSFTIYDTDDTKRLLKDILKELELDEKTFPVREIQTIISRSKDDMILPEEFAAQAEKSQDWRRKRIGKVYALYNQKLRDANALDFDDIILHTVDLLRTDRETLAYYQRKFRYVLIDEYQDTNHLQYLLASLLAGGHRNICVVGDDDQSIYRFRGANIENILNFEKQYTGARTIRLEQNYRSTQNILDGANAVIRHNTGRKGKTLWTENGKGEIITVKTCFNESDEANYVVGQIMMNYRRGVNWKEHAVLYRTNAQSNAMEYAFKRNGVPYKIIGGMKFFDRAEVKDMLAYLCVINNPTDDLRLRRIINVPSRKIGTATVDKAQVIATEEGRPLYEILCHASDYPELKASAVKLLTFTDMMEEMRRHVADLGLVEFYEYVCDRTGYVRMLQEKDDMESRGRLENVQELASSIMGFLENEPENPTLAGFLDEVALYTDLDSQADSDNCVTLMTMHSAKGLEFPCVFVVGMEDGLFPGNRAMGDEEEMEEERRLCYVAMTRAKEKLTLTNTRQRTLYGRTSPAMPSRFLKEIPEENMEWLGKPEPQQAASHWEGEWQRPTAASQVRTRREEPVRSTTAPSAPSVRARSAAPSAPLMQLRAGDSVRHNAFGDGMVLSVRPMGGDALVEVAFDKIGTKKLMLKAAGTHLTKL; encoded by the coding sequence ATGAATGAATTACAGCAGCGCTTTATCCGGGCAAGGCGGCAGGCCATCGCCCTGAACTATCAGCATCTCAACGACAAGCAGCGGGAGGCGGTGCTCTCCACGGAGGGGCCGCTTCTTCTGCTGGCCGGAGCCGGCAGCGGCAAGACCACGGTGCTTATCAACCGGGTGGCCAACCTTCTGCGCTATGGCCGGGGCAGCGACACGGAGGAGATCCCCATGCCCATCTCCGACGATGAGGTGGAGTTTCTGGAGCAGTATGTCCGGCACCCGGATCCGGAGCAGAAGCCCTTGGCGGATTATCTGTGCGCCGTGGAGCCCGCCCGCCCGTGGGAGGTACTGGCCATCACCTTCACCAACAAGGCTGCCAATGAGCTGAAGGATCGTCTGGAGCGGATGCTGGGGGAGGAGTCCCGTGATGTGTGGGCCGCCACCTTTCACTCCGCCTGCGTGCGGATTCTGCGGAGGGACATCGACAAGCTGGGCTTTGACCGCAGTTTTACCATCTACGATACCGATGACACCAAACGGCTCCTGAAGGACATTCTCAAGGAATTGGAGTTGGATGAAAAGACCTTTCCCGTCCGGGAGATCCAGACCATCATCTCCCGCTCCAAGGATGATATGATCCTGCCGGAGGAGTTTGCCGCTCAGGCAGAAAAATCTCAGGATTGGCGGCGTAAGCGCATCGGTAAAGTATACGCGCTTTACAATCAGAAACTACGGGACGCCAATGCGCTGGACTTCGACGATATCATCCTCCACACGGTGGATCTGCTGCGGACGGACAGGGAGACGCTGGCCTACTACCAGCGTAAGTTCCGCTACGTCCTCATCGACGAGTATCAGGACACGAACCATTTGCAGTATCTGCTGGCCAGTCTGCTGGCAGGGGGACACCGCAACATCTGCGTGGTAGGCGACGACGATCAGAGCATCTACCGCTTCCGGGGGGCCAACATCGAGAACATCCTGAATTTTGAAAAGCAGTATACCGGCGCCCGTACCATCCGTCTGGAGCAGAATTACCGCTCTACACAGAACATTCTGGACGGGGCCAACGCCGTCATCCGCCACAACACCGGCCGCAAGGGCAAGACTCTGTGGACGGAGAACGGAAAAGGGGAAATCATCACCGTCAAGACCTGCTTCAATGAGTCCGACGAGGCCAACTATGTAGTGGGGCAGATCATGATGAACTACCGTCGGGGCGTCAACTGGAAGGAACACGCCGTGCTCTACCGAACCAACGCCCAGTCCAACGCCATGGAGTATGCCTTTAAGCGCAACGGCGTACCCTATAAGATCATCGGCGGCATGAAGTTCTTCGACCGGGCCGAGGTCAAGGATATGCTGGCCTATCTGTGCGTCATCAACAACCCCACCGATGATCTGCGGCTGCGGCGCATCATCAACGTACCCTCCCGCAAGATCGGCACCGCCACGGTGGATAAGGCGCAGGTGATCGCTACGGAGGAGGGGAGGCCCCTCTATGAGATCCTCTGCCACGCATCCGACTATCCAGAACTGAAAGCAAGCGCTGTAAAGCTTCTTACATTTACAGATATGATGGAGGAAATGCGCCGCCATGTGGCCGATCTGGGGCTGGTGGAGTTCTACGAATATGTGTGTGACCGCACCGGCTATGTGCGGATGCTGCAGGAAAAGGACGATATGGAGAGCCGGGGCCGGCTGGAGAACGTACAGGAGTTGGCCTCCAGCATCATGGGCTTTCTGGAGAACGAGCCGGAGAACCCCACTCTGGCGGGCTTTTTGGACGAGGTGGCTCTATATACGGATCTGGACAGTCAGGCGGACTCCGACAACTGCGTCACCCTCATGACCATGCACAGCGCCAAGGGGCTGGAGTTTCCATGCGTGTTCGTGGTGGGCATGGAGGACGGCCTGTTCCCCGGCAACCGGGCCATGGGGGATGAGGAGGAGATGGAGGAGGAGCGGCGACTGTGCTACGTGGCCATGACCCGTGCCAAGGAGAAGCTGACCCTCACCAATACCCGGCAGCGCACCCTGTACGGCCGTACCAGCCCCGCTATGCCCTCCCGCTTTCTCAAGGAGATCCCGGAGGAGAATATGGAGTGGCTGGGGAAGCCCGAACCCCAGCAGGCGGCGTCCCACTGGGAGGGGGAGTGGCAGCGTCCTACCGCTGCGTCTCAGGTACGTACCCGTCGGGAGGAGCCGGTCCGATCTACAACGGCTCCGTCCGCTCCGTCGGTGCGGGCTCGCTCCGCAGCACCCTCTGCGCCCCTGATGCAGCTGCGGGCCGGCGACAGCGTTCGCCACAATGCCTTCGGAGACGGTATGGTGCTCAGCGTCCGGCCCATGGGCGGCGATGCGCTGGTGGAAGTGGCCTTTGACAAGATCGGCACCAAAAAACTGATGCTCAAGGCCGCCGGGACCCATCTGACCAAGCTGTGA
- a CDS encoding iron-sulfur cluster assembly scaffold protein: MIYTAEVQHMCPVAKGAYHGPAPIPEEGRWVQAKEISDISGFTHGVGWCAPQQGACKLTLNIKNGIIEEALVETIGCSGMTHSAAMASEILIGKTILEALNTDLVCDAINTAMRQLFEQIVYGRSQSAFSEGGLSVGASLEDLGKGLRSQVGTMFATKAKGPRYLEMAEGYVTRLALNKDDEIVGYEFISLGKMMDFIKKGDDAAAALEKAKGHYGQFENAAKYIDPRQE; encoded by the coding sequence ATGATCTATACTGCGGAAGTACAGCATATGTGTCCGGTGGCCAAGGGCGCTTACCACGGCCCGGCTCCCATCCCTGAGGAGGGGAGGTGGGTGCAGGCCAAGGAAATCTCCGATATCTCCGGCTTTACCCACGGTGTCGGCTGGTGCGCCCCTCAGCAGGGCGCCTGCAAGCTGACCCTGAACATTAAAAATGGCATCATCGAGGAGGCACTGGTGGAGACCATCGGCTGCTCCGGTATGACCCATTCTGCCGCCATGGCCTCCGAGATCCTCATCGGCAAGACCATTCTGGAGGCGCTGAACACAGATCTGGTGTGCGACGCCATCAACACCGCCATGCGTCAGCTGTTCGAGCAGATCGTATATGGCCGGTCTCAGTCTGCCTTCTCTGAGGGCGGCCTATCCGTGGGCGCTTCTCTGGAGGATCTGGGGAAGGGACTGCGCTCTCAGGTGGGTACCATGTTCGCTACTAAGGCCAAGGGACCCCGCTATCTGGAGATGGCCGAGGGCTATGTCACCCGGCTGGCGCTGAACAAGGACGACGAGATCGTGGGCTATGAGTTCATCAGTCTGGGTAAGATGATGGACTTCATCAAGAAGGGCGACGACGCCGCTGCGGCGCTGGAGAAGGCCAAGGGTCACTACGGCCAGTTCGAGAACGCCGCCAAGTACATTGACCCCCGGCAGGAATAA